In the Opitutaceae bacterium genome, one interval contains:
- a CDS encoding enolase C-terminal domain-like protein, with product MARIVKVETGRFDYAVAGTFKFFKAQEDGVVRRPSVLVRLTDEDGGTGCGQAVPVPSWTYETVETVLSTLNHHLAPELIGLEVDDIPGLHALMQRVIRPAFSVGQPLCKAAVDLACHDLTGRRRGIGVGQLLGGQRRGEVLLSWTVASPVRAVVEEQIVEGLARGYRNFNIKVGSPQDGDYDVELARRVREIAPNGFLWADANTGYTVEEALVMARRLADAGVDVLESPLPPNQIRGYQALKKVGALPVLMDEGILSPVEAAEFADLGMMDGIALKPARNAGLFPSRAIVEAMRERGLMILGSGLTDPDLSLAAAAHLYDWAGITHPCALNGPQFLTQTACVTGLEVREDRLTVPAGPGLGLEISEEASGCLKTVAGG from the coding sequence ATGGCGCGTATTGTTAAAGTGGAGACGGGGCGGTTCGACTATGCCGTGGCGGGAACCTTCAAGTTCTTCAAGGCCCAGGAAGACGGGGTGGTCCGGAGGCCGTCCGTCCTGGTTCGCTTGACCGACGAAGACGGCGGGACCGGATGCGGGCAGGCGGTGCCGGTTCCCAGTTGGACCTATGAGACGGTCGAAACCGTCCTGAGCACCCTCAACCACCACCTGGCTCCGGAGTTGATCGGCCTGGAGGTGGATGATATCCCGGGCCTCCACGCCCTCATGCAGCGCGTCATCCGCCCCGCTTTCTCGGTCGGGCAACCTCTCTGCAAGGCCGCGGTCGACCTGGCCTGCCACGACCTGACCGGCCGCCGCCGGGGTATCGGGGTCGGTCAGCTGCTCGGAGGACAGCGGCGCGGCGAAGTGCTCCTGAGCTGGACGGTGGCCTCTCCCGTGCGAGCGGTGGTCGAGGAACAGATTGTCGAGGGGCTCGCCCGCGGCTACCGCAACTTCAATATCAAGGTCGGCTCACCGCAGGACGGAGACTACGATGTCGAGCTGGCCCGCCGGGTCCGGGAGATCGCTCCGAACGGCTTCCTCTGGGCCGACGCCAACACCGGGTATACGGTGGAGGAGGCGCTGGTCATGGCGCGGCGTCTCGCCGATGCCGGCGTCGACGTTCTGGAATCCCCGCTGCCGCCCAATCAAATTCGCGGGTATCAGGCGCTCAAAAAGGTCGGGGCGCTTCCCGTTCTGATGGACGAGGGGATCCTCTCGCCGGTTGAAGCGGCGGAATTCGCCGACCTTGGCATGATGGATGGGATCGCCCTGAAGCCGGCGCGCAATGCGGGGTTGTTCCCGTCGAGGGCGATCGTCGAGGCCATGAGGGAGAGGGGCTTGATGATTCTGGGATCCGGATTGACCGATCCCGATCTTTCACTGGCCGCGGCCGCGCACCTCTACGACTGGGCGGGCATCACCCATCCGTGCGCGTTGAACGGGCCGCAATTCCTGACCCAGACGGCCTGCGTGACCGGTCTGGAAGTCCGGGAGGACCGGTTGACGGTGCCGGCCGGCCCGGGTCTGGGCCTTGAGATTTCGGAGGAGGCATCCGGTTGCCTCAAGACGGTCGCGGGTGGGTGA
- a CDS encoding Gfo/Idh/MocA family oxidoreductase encodes MKTIRYGIIGAGTIARSVGRVFTEGSGSVARAVADVDEAAARALAATVEAPRSMTDYRELLADPEIDAVYIATPPFLHRPMIIDAIRAGKHVVCEKPFTLCRQEVVEVITAASARPDLKISCCSGRYQDSEMARRARAVIESGELGEVYRLHYEQVTPGYRIGTQFAPWRNDPKLNGGGISYDWGVYDLDWMCFVLGERFRPRTLFGTLANYFALTAERTPPCPDVDGRLAAEMVCDGGLTVHYERRNGEHGPSRQKMEIRGSRAGLDLVVIPMGEDLVLRRHAYHGADELKTEVLPDKPAAWDDLIVFPIRDLTEAILADREPASPPRMQLTVHGVLDALLLSAARETSVPVMTTDGRA; translated from the coding sequence ATGAAAACCATACGCTATGGAATCATCGGGGCGGGCACCATTGCCCGTTCGGTCGGCCGGGTCTTCACCGAGGGCTCCGGTTCGGTGGCGCGGGCCGTGGCCGATGTGGACGAGGCGGCGGCCCGGGCGCTTGCGGCCACGGTGGAGGCACCCCGATCGATGACCGATTACCGTGAACTGCTTGCCGATCCGGAAATCGATGCGGTCTACATTGCGACGCCACCCTTCCTGCACCGACCGATGATCATCGATGCCATCCGGGCGGGGAAGCACGTGGTCTGCGAGAAACCGTTCACCCTGTGCCGCCAGGAGGTGGTGGAGGTTATCACGGCGGCCTCCGCCCGCCCGGACCTCAAGATCAGCTGCTGCTCCGGTCGCTACCAGGATTCTGAAATGGCCAGGCGGGCCAGGGCCGTCATCGAGAGCGGGGAATTGGGGGAAGTCTACCGGTTGCATTATGAACAGGTCACTCCGGGTTACCGGATCGGAACGCAATTCGCCCCCTGGCGCAATGACCCGAAGCTCAATGGCGGGGGCATTTCCTACGACTGGGGCGTCTACGACCTGGACTGGATGTGCTTCGTGCTTGGCGAACGCTTCCGTCCCCGCACCCTCTTCGGCACCCTCGCCAACTACTTTGCCCTGACCGCGGAGCGGACCCCGCCCTGTCCCGACGTGGATGGACGTCTGGCCGCCGAAATGGTCTGCGACGGCGGGCTGACCGTCCACTACGAGCGACGCAACGGCGAGCACGGTCCCTCCCGCCAGAAGATGGAGATCCGGGGAAGTCGGGCGGGCCTGGACCTGGTCGTCATTCCGATGGGCGAGGATCTCGTTCTCCGGCGGCACGCCTATCACGGCGCCGACGAGCTCAAGACCGAGGTCCTTCCGGACAAGCCGGCCGCCTGGGACGATCTGATCGTCTTCCCCATTCGGGACCTGACCGAGGCGATCCTCGCCGATCGCGAGCCCGCTTCGCCGCCCCGCATGCAGCTGACCGTTCACGGCGTCCTTGACGCACTCCTCCTTTCGGCGGCGCGGGAAACCTCCGTTCCCGTGATGACCACCGACGGACGGGCCTGA